A single window of Nitrospira sp. DNA harbors:
- a CDS encoding phosphotransferase, whose amino-acid sequence MTTTNPAAPAAPLAPPDPARIAKTVATKLPFRDDVTGLTPLAGDASNRRYFRIALKGTPSALILMQLADPEGFKKSEEAVSGASAQIAELPFTNVLTHLQRTGVTVPQLHYYDREAGFLYLEDFGDLTLAEACRDADRARLVSLYRQAIDQLVRLQVKGTQPPAPGCIAFHRQFDVPLLMWEFDHFLEYGIVARLGQPMKPADDKAVRAEFQRIAELLAGQPQVFVHRDYHSRNLMVDGSRIGIIDFQDALMGPATYDLASLLKDAYIELEDAVVDGLVDHFLNGLVAHGQGWADRAAFRRLFDLTSIQRNLKAAGRFVYIDRVKHNPKFLADIPRVLGYVKRNLSKYPELATLRQHLAPYVPELQ is encoded by the coding sequence ATGACAACGACAAATCCAGCCGCTCCCGCGGCACCGCTTGCCCCGCCGGATCCTGCACGAATTGCCAAGACAGTTGCGACCAAGCTGCCGTTTCGCGACGATGTGACGGGGTTGACCCCGCTCGCCGGTGACGCATCGAATCGCCGATACTTCCGGATCGCCTTGAAGGGGACGCCCTCGGCATTGATCCTCATGCAGTTGGCCGATCCGGAGGGTTTCAAAAAGTCTGAAGAAGCCGTCAGCGGCGCGTCCGCTCAGATTGCGGAACTGCCCTTTACCAACGTGCTCACGCATCTGCAGCGCACCGGTGTCACCGTCCCGCAGTTGCACTATTACGATCGCGAGGCCGGCTTCCTGTACTTGGAGGATTTCGGGGATCTGACGCTGGCCGAAGCCTGCCGCGATGCGGATCGTGCCCGCTTGGTTTCGCTCTACCGTCAGGCGATCGATCAATTGGTGCGGCTCCAAGTGAAGGGGACGCAACCGCCCGCCCCCGGCTGTATCGCCTTTCACCGGCAATTCGATGTGCCGCTGTTGATGTGGGAGTTCGACCACTTCCTCGAATATGGGATTGTCGCGCGGTTAGGGCAGCCTATGAAACCGGCCGACGACAAGGCGGTCCGCGCCGAGTTTCAACGTATCGCCGAATTGCTGGCCGGGCAGCCGCAGGTCTTCGTCCATCGCGATTACCATTCACGCAATCTCATGGTCGACGGATCGCGCATCGGGATCATCGATTTTCAGGATGCCCTCATGGGCCCGGCGACCTACGATCTGGCCTCGTTGCTGAAAGATGCGTACATCGAGCTGGAGGATGCGGTGGTGGACGGGTTGGTCGATCATTTCCTCAATGGCCTTGTCGCCCACGGGCAAGGGTGGGCGGATCGCGCGGCGTTTCGCCGCCTGTTCGACTTGACCAGTATCCAACGCAACCTCAAGGCCGCCGGCCGGTTTGTCTACATCGACCGGGTCAAACACAACCCGAAATTTCTCGCCGACATCCCTCGCGTTCTAGGCTACGTGAAACGGAATTTGTCCAAATACCCGGAGTTGGCCACATTACGTCAGCACTTGGCGCCCTACGTTCCTGAACTGCAATAA
- a CDS encoding NDP-sugar synthase has product MNAMILAAGLGTRLRPLTDVTPKPLLPVAGTPMIVWNLLLLKRHGIREVVINLHHLGAMIQQALGDGSAFGMRLLYSHEPVILGTGGGIKQAEPHFHGEPVLILNGDTLFELDLGALIAFHVAQQAAATLVLRQDPEAARWGLVEVTDRGEVVRITGRGRTETLPTTGRMFAGIHILHPRLLREVPVGKESSIIDAYVRGIQEGERIVGYDFSGYWSDVGTPERYAQAERDAAAGLLNLTSRTSDGVSHGTPVKREK; this is encoded by the coding sequence ATGAACGCCATGATCCTCGCTGCAGGCCTCGGTACTCGCCTGAGGCCCCTCACCGACGTGACGCCGAAACCGCTCCTTCCGGTGGCCGGCACGCCGATGATCGTCTGGAATCTGCTCCTCCTGAAGCGTCATGGCATTCGCGAGGTGGTGATCAATCTCCATCATTTGGGCGCAATGATTCAGCAGGCGCTGGGTGACGGCTCGGCGTTCGGGATGCGACTCCTCTATTCGCATGAGCCGGTGATTCTCGGCACCGGCGGCGGGATCAAGCAGGCGGAGCCGCACTTTCACGGTGAGCCCGTGTTGATTCTCAACGGCGACACGCTGTTCGAGCTGGATCTCGGCGCATTGATCGCGTTTCATGTGGCGCAGCAGGCTGCGGCGACCCTGGTGCTGCGACAGGACCCCGAAGCCGCGCGGTGGGGGTTGGTCGAGGTGACGGACCGGGGTGAAGTGGTGCGGATCACCGGGCGCGGCCGTACGGAGACGCTACCAACGACCGGTCGCATGTTCGCCGGCATCCATATTCTGCATCCGCGTCTTTTGCGTGAGGTACCGGTGGGGAAAGAATCCTCGATCATCGACGCCTATGTGCGCGGCATTCAAGAAGGGGAACGGATCGTCGGGTACGACTTCAGCGGCTATTGGAGCGATGTCGGCACGCCTGAACGGTATGCGCAAGCAGAACGGGATGCGGCAGCCGGGTTGCTGAATCTCACCTCCAGAACGTCCGATGGTGTGTCTCACGGGACACCCGTGAAGCGTGAAAAATAA